The proteins below are encoded in one region of Megasphaera vaginalis (ex Bordigoni et al. 2020):
- a CDS encoding ribonuclease J, with protein sequence MAKKEKLFVIPLGGLGEIGKNMTVIQYGEDIVVLDAGLAFPDDDMFGIDLVIPDMSYLIENRDKVRAVVITHGHEDHIGSLAYLLNEINVPVYATRLVCGLIEGKLKENRISNYSLNEVKHGDEVEIGCMKVGFIHTNHSIPDASAIYFKTPVGTVVHTGDFKIDLTPVDDQLMDIHKFADLGRRGVLLLMSDSTNAERPGYTESEKTVGQAFLREFSQAKGRIILATFASNISRIQQAVNTAVLYKRKVAVLGRSMVNNVQIATELGYLDIPEGVLIEADELNRYPADQVLILTTGSQGEPMAGLSRMASNNHRSVSIMPGDTVIISATPIPGNEMGVSRTIDNLMKLGAHVVAGRDKKIHVSGHGSQEELKIMLGLIKPKYFIPVHGEYRMLKKHGEMAVEMGVDKAHILIGDNGQIFEFTGRSGQKTGRVNAGRVFVDGLGVGDVGNIVIRDRQQLAMEGVVIVVMTLAKGTSHALAGPDIVSRGFVYVRDSEALLAEAHERVAAVLERCEAGNIREWAVIKSQVRDTLSRYLFEKTRRRPMILPIIMEV encoded by the coding sequence TTGGCTAAGAAGGAAAAGCTCTTTGTAATTCCATTGGGAGGCCTGGGGGAAATCGGGAAAAACATGACGGTTATCCAGTACGGAGAGGATATTGTCGTCTTGGATGCGGGATTGGCATTTCCCGATGACGACATGTTCGGCATTGACCTGGTCATTCCCGACATGAGCTATTTGATCGAAAATCGTGACAAAGTCAGAGCCGTCGTTATTACGCACGGACATGAAGACCATATCGGCAGTTTGGCATATTTATTGAACGAGATCAACGTTCCCGTTTATGCTACAAGGCTTGTGTGCGGTCTGATTGAAGGGAAGCTGAAAGAAAATCGTATTTCGAATTATTCATTGAATGAAGTGAAGCATGGCGATGAAGTGGAAATCGGCTGTATGAAGGTCGGCTTTATCCATACGAATCATTCCATTCCCGATGCAAGCGCCATTTATTTTAAAACGCCTGTAGGTACGGTCGTTCATACCGGTGACTTCAAGATCGATCTGACCCCTGTCGATGATCAGTTGATGGATATCCATAAGTTTGCCGATCTGGGCAGGCGCGGCGTGCTGCTGCTCATGTCGGACAGCACGAATGCCGAACGGCCGGGGTATACGGAGTCGGAAAAAACGGTCGGACAGGCTTTTCTCCGTGAATTCAGCCAGGCCAAGGGACGGATTATCCTAGCTACCTTTGCGTCGAACATTTCCCGCATTCAGCAAGCTGTCAATACGGCGGTCCTCTATAAACGAAAGGTTGCCGTTCTGGGACGGAGCATGGTCAACAACGTTCAGATTGCCACGGAATTGGGCTATTTGGATATTCCGGAAGGAGTCCTTATCGAGGCTGACGAATTGAATCGGTATCCTGCCGATCAGGTGCTGATTCTGACGACGGGCAGCCAAGGGGAACCGATGGCCGGATTGTCCCGGATGGCTTCCAACAATCATCGCAGTGTCAGCATCATGCCCGGCGATACCGTCATCATTTCGGCGACGCCGATTCCCGGCAACGAGATGGGCGTCAGCCGCACCATTGATAATTTGATGAAACTCGGAGCCCATGTCGTTGCCGGCAGAGACAAAAAAATACACGTTTCCGGGCACGGCAGCCAGGAAGAATTAAAAATCATGCTCGGTTTGATTAAACCGAAATATTTCATTCCCGTTCACGGCGAGTACCGAATGCTTAAGAAGCACGGCGAAATGGCTGTGGAAATGGGAGTCGACAAAGCGCATATCCTCATTGGCGATAACGGCCAGATTTTCGAGTTTACGGGACGCAGCGGGCAAAAAACGGGCCGTGTCAATGCCGGCCGCGTTTTCGTCGACGGACTCGGCGTCGGCGATGTCGGCAACATCGTCATTCGCGATCGACAGCAGTTGGCCATGGAAGGCGTCGTGATCGTTGTCATGACCTTGGCGAAAGGAACCAGTCACGCTTTGGCGGGCCCCGATATCGTTTCCCGCGGCTTCGTCTATGTCCGTGATTCGGAAGCGCTTCTGGCGGAAGCGCACGAACGGGTTGCTGCCGTTTTGGAACGATGTGAAGCGGGCAATATCCGCGAATGGGCCGTGATCAAGTCCCAAGTCCGCGATACGCTGAGCCGATATCTCTTTGAAAAAACGAGACGCCGCCCCATGATCTTACCGATCATCATGGAAGTTTAA
- a CDS encoding DUF2232 domain-containing protein: MDDMNVKAMTTAGLLAVIMVFLGVLGYVSPLFALIGYFVFPVPMIIVFLKFGAKWAALFALAAGLLLALFISPLFALIMFLSFGIMGTAIGCGLRRQWPLGRLIALAAGALLVLTVLLSLLTYAVNGVNVIAVTTDAWRQTFDLALASYSSRGLSPEEALALQEQVDAIKETSAVLLPAAAVVSMFILAYVYIKAAVIILQRLHLPVRPLLPIRYWEIPRIMVYLYVLAQVMRYWGSTRSVEWLNLTGVGLSLVSFFFISIEGIAFFLFLAERKFHLKSTGQGMILAAYCLFLPLLQNAAFIGGIVEMLLQYRKKHGGL; the protein is encoded by the coding sequence ATGGACGATATGAATGTAAAAGCAATGACGACAGCCGGGCTTTTGGCTGTCATAATGGTATTTTTAGGCGTACTGGGCTACGTGTCGCCTTTATTCGCGCTGATCGGTTATTTTGTGTTTCCCGTACCGATGATCATCGTTTTCCTGAAATTCGGCGCCAAGTGGGCAGCACTGTTCGCTCTTGCGGCAGGCCTTTTGCTGGCCTTATTTATTTCACCGCTTTTCGCGCTGATCATGTTTCTCTCCTTCGGAATCATGGGAACGGCCATCGGTTGCGGTCTGCGGCGGCAATGGCCGCTGGGGCGGCTGATCGCTCTTGCGGCAGGCGCTTTGTTGGTATTGACCGTTTTGTTGTCCCTGTTGACGTATGCCGTTAACGGCGTTAATGTGATTGCCGTTACGACGGATGCCTGGCGGCAGACCTTCGATTTGGCCTTGGCGTCGTACAGCAGCCGGGGGCTCTCGCCGGAGGAAGCGTTGGCATTGCAGGAACAGGTCGATGCGATCAAAGAAACCTCGGCCGTTCTTCTGCCGGCGGCGGCAGTAGTCAGCATGTTTATCTTGGCTTACGTATATATCAAGGCGGCCGTCATTATCCTGCAGCGGCTCCATCTTCCCGTTCGTCCGCTGCTGCCTATTCGTTATTGGGAAATACCGCGCATTATGGTATACTTATATGTACTGGCACAGGTCATGCGCTACTGGGGATCGACAAGATCCGTTGAGTGGCTCAACCTGACCGGTGTCGGTTTGAGTTTGGTTTCTTTTTTCTTTATTTCCATCGAAGGTATCGCTTTCTTTCTGTTTTTGGCAGAGCGCAAGTTTCACCTGAAGTCGACGGGGCAGGGAATGATCCTTGCCGCTTACTGTCTTTTTCTGCCTCTTTTGCAGAATGCGGCCTTCATCGGCGGGATTGTCGAGATGCTGCTGCAATACCGCAAGAAACACGGGGGTCTTTGA
- a CDS encoding DHH family phosphoesterase, with protein MFKKLLGSPFERYYLLVISLLLMIIAVYNWVVAALAVILIIGAFFLSRKDSNERNREISRFFDAISRSVDQATTYAVQNLPIGIAIIDSESALCWSNSVFMDWLAAVDDGQKMSQIMPNLNLDKVWGKSGYFFETINDRYYRVVYKYLQTDASEDDNYLILYFEDITDTERQKENALQTMPVFAEIVIDNMEEVGKGMSAVQQATLWTDVNNCIVGEMTALGCYIHVYGNENYFVCLTRKAFEGLKKNHFAILDKIRAIHTVNRIPVTVSMGVAAVPEETFTRGLSDFNELADKAHAGVDLALGRGGDQVVVYEESGEVHFFGGKTQSLEKNTRVRARIVAQALHELIDTSENVLVMGHEREDYDCIGSAIGVAHMARIAGKSVHIVASKETDAIQPLLDKVSEVELFRNLLITPETAEMMCTEKTLLFITDTHRADMTAAPKLLEKTKRRVVIDHHRRSSDFIKKPLLTYTETSSSSTSELVTELIQYFRDDVELEKVEATALYAGIVVDTKSFAVQTGVRTFDAAAYLRRSGADPTIVRSLFSSDFALVKTKAQMLADAVIMDSIAMTNCPPGVENAPVVSAQVADMLLGINTVEASFAFYALSDGNLGVSARSQGNINVQLVMEELGGGGHRTVAGAQLKGLSPAEGQAAVRKALQQVAEKESTTI; from the coding sequence ATGTTTAAAAAACTATTGGGCAGTCCATTTGAAAGGTATTATCTGCTTGTCATTTCCCTTCTCCTGATGATCATTGCCGTGTATAACTGGGTAGTCGCCGCTTTGGCGGTAATCCTGATCATCGGCGCATTTTTCTTAAGCCGCAAAGATTCCAATGAGCGCAATCGCGAGATCAGCCGCTTTTTCGATGCCATTTCGCGCAGTGTCGATCAGGCGACGACATATGCCGTTCAAAATCTTCCCATCGGCATTGCCATCATTGACTCGGAATCGGCGCTTTGCTGGTCGAACAGTGTTTTCATGGACTGGTTGGCGGCTGTCGACGACGGACAGAAAATGAGTCAGATCATGCCGAATTTGAATCTCGATAAGGTTTGGGGAAAGTCGGGGTATTTTTTTGAAACGATCAATGACCGGTACTATCGCGTGGTTTACAAGTATCTGCAAACTGATGCATCGGAAGACGATAATTATTTGATCCTGTACTTCGAGGACATTACCGATACGGAACGACAGAAAGAAAATGCCCTGCAGACTATGCCCGTTTTTGCGGAAATTGTCATTGACAACATGGAAGAAGTGGGCAAGGGGATGTCGGCTGTACAACAGGCGACACTTTGGACCGACGTCAACAACTGCATTGTCGGAGAAATGACGGCGCTGGGCTGTTATATCCATGTATACGGCAATGAAAACTATTTTGTCTGCTTAACGAGGAAGGCCTTCGAAGGGTTGAAGAAAAATCATTTCGCCATCCTTGACAAGATCAGAGCCATTCACACCGTGAACCGCATTCCCGTTACTGTCAGCATGGGTGTGGCGGCAGTACCGGAAGAAACCTTTACCCGAGGCTTATCCGATTTCAACGAGCTGGCCGACAAGGCTCATGCCGGCGTTGACTTGGCTTTGGGACGCGGCGGCGATCAGGTCGTCGTTTATGAAGAATCGGGAGAGGTTCATTTTTTCGGCGGCAAGACGCAGTCCCTAGAAAAGAACACCCGCGTTCGCGCCCGTATTGTTGCCCAGGCCCTGCATGAATTGATCGATACGAGTGAAAACGTGCTGGTTATGGGACACGAACGGGAAGATTACGACTGCATCGGTTCCGCCATCGGCGTGGCTCATATGGCGCGTATTGCCGGTAAGTCCGTGCATATCGTCGCCAGTAAAGAAACAGATGCGATTCAGCCGCTGCTGGATAAAGTCAGCGAAGTGGAACTTTTCCGCAATCTGCTGATTACGCCGGAAACGGCGGAAATGATGTGCACCGAAAAAACGCTTCTTTTTATTACCGATACGCATCGGGCTGATATGACGGCGGCGCCGAAGCTTTTGGAAAAAACGAAACGCCGCGTCGTAATCGACCATCATCGGCGCAGCAGCGATTTCATCAAGAAGCCCCTTTTAACGTATACGGAGACGTCGAGCTCCTCGACGAGCGAACTCGTTACGGAGCTGATCCAGTATTTCAGGGATGATGTGGAGCTTGAGAAGGTCGAAGCAACGGCCTTATATGCCGGTATCGTCGTCGATACGAAGAGCTTTGCCGTGCAGACCGGCGTGCGCACTTTTGACGCCGCCGCGTATTTGCGGCGCAGCGGCGCCGATCCGACGATCGTGCGCAGTCTTTTCAGCTCGGATTTCGCCCTGGTCAAGACGAAGGCGCAAATGCTGGCCGACGCGGTTATTATGGACAGTATTGCCATGACGAATTGTCCGCCCGGCGTGGAGAACGCGCCTGTCGTATCGGCACAGGTGGCGGATATGCTGTTAGGAATCAATACGGTCGAGGCGAGCTTTGCTTTTTATGCGCTTTCTGACGGCAATCTCGGCGTCAGCGCCCGCTCTCAGGGCAATATCAACGTGCAGCTGGTCATGGAAGAACTCGGCGGCGGCGGTCACCGCACCGTCGCCGGTGCGCAGCTGAAAGGACTGTCTCCGGCAGAGGGACAGGCTGCCGTGCGGAAAGCATTGCAGCAAGTTGCAGAAAAGGAGAGTACAACGATATGA
- the rplI gene encoding 50S ribosomal protein L9, translating to MKVILLQDVKKLGKKGEIVEVSDGYGRNYLLARKLAAPGTAENINDAKQKSAAAQHKAKVASDEAVILASQLKKVELTIPVRTGEGGKVFGAITGKNISDAAKEQYNLDLDKKKVEIKEPIKAVGTYDVIIRVHPTITSVIKVHVTEG from the coding sequence ATGAAAGTAATCTTATTGCAAGACGTAAAAAAATTAGGAAAAAAAGGGGAAATCGTCGAAGTTTCCGACGGATATGGCCGTAATTATCTGTTGGCGCGTAAGTTGGCGGCACCCGGTACGGCTGAAAATATCAACGATGCCAAACAGAAAAGCGCGGCGGCGCAGCATAAGGCGAAGGTGGCTTCCGACGAAGCGGTCATCCTGGCCAGTCAGCTGAAGAAAGTCGAATTGACGATTCCCGTGCGTACCGGTGAAGGCGGCAAGGTCTTCGGCGCCATTACGGGAAAGAACATTAGCGATGCCGCAAAGGAACAATACAACCTTGATCTGGACAAGAAAAAAGTAGAGATCAAAGAGCCGATCAAGGCCGTCGGGACGTATGATGTCATCATCCGTGTTCATCCGACGATTACGAGCGTGATCAAAGTTCATGTCACCGAAGGATAA
- the lonC gene encoding Lon family ATP-dependent protease, producing the protein MKELLDKLLQRHKYLEPTAEEELRRQVNVLYGAFTGLIGPEKMVLRASKYSALAYVHSEDPRQRLTGLQRLIYEDASYDKVPTDEEVVDVLNELETVLAEMLARQAVEERLEKKISQRMEEKQQEYVQEIKMQLIQEELHDVETPQTKQKLEALQRLDTIQLAASVMERVRPKKLSAIVGQERAVEAMQSKLASVYPQHLLLYGPPGVGKTTAARIILDEAKKLPFTPFGADAPFVETAGTTLRWDSRDMTNPLIGSVHDPIYQGARRDLAETGIPEPKPGLVTEAHGGILFIDEIGEMDPMLLNKLLKVLEDKRVKFESAYYDESDPNIPEYIRKLFADGAPADFILIGATTRDPSEINPAIRSRCAEVFFEPLVPADIVRIIGNAAAELGISLADGVAEKISTFTIEGRKAVNILADAYGHAVYQQKSTTDIQITLETIQHIAHVSRLVPYVPERASSAGVIGKVFGLGVAGYLGSTLEIEAVAFPAQTAGKGYFRFNDTAGSMAKDSMFNAAAVVRAVTGKELADFDININFIGGGNIDGPSAGTAITTALISAITKVPVRQDAAVTGEISVQGQVKPVGGVFEKAYGASRAAMKTIIIPEENKEDIPADHLGLEVCPVKTIGEVLDLLLIKQES; encoded by the coding sequence ATGAAAGAGTTATTAGATAAATTACTGCAGCGCCATAAGTATCTGGAACCGACGGCGGAAGAGGAACTGCGCCGGCAGGTGAACGTATTGTACGGCGCTTTTACAGGTCTCATCGGTCCGGAAAAAATGGTTCTTCGCGCCAGCAAATATTCCGCTTTGGCCTACGTTCACTCCGAAGATCCCCGGCAGCGCCTGACAGGGCTGCAGCGGCTGATTTATGAAGATGCGTCATACGATAAGGTACCGACAGACGAAGAGGTCGTCGACGTGTTGAACGAGTTGGAAACTGTTTTGGCGGAGATGCTGGCGCGGCAGGCCGTGGAAGAACGGCTGGAAAAGAAGATTTCCCAGCGGATGGAAGAAAAACAGCAGGAATATGTCCAGGAAATCAAGATGCAGCTGATCCAGGAAGAGTTGCATGACGTCGAAACGCCGCAGACGAAGCAGAAGTTGGAGGCCTTGCAACGGCTCGATACGATCCAGTTGGCCGCATCCGTTATGGAACGGGTTCGGCCGAAAAAACTGTCGGCTATCGTCGGGCAGGAGCGGGCTGTAGAAGCGATGCAGAGCAAATTGGCATCCGTCTATCCCCAGCATCTGCTCCTTTACGGACCGCCAGGTGTCGGTAAGACGACGGCTGCCCGCATTATTTTGGACGAGGCCAAAAAGTTGCCGTTTACTCCCTTCGGCGCAGATGCGCCTTTCGTGGAAACGGCAGGTACGACCTTGCGCTGGGACTCGCGGGATATGACCAATCCCCTGATCGGTTCCGTTCATGATCCCATTTATCAGGGAGCGAGGCGGGATCTGGCCGAAACGGGTATTCCCGAGCCGAAGCCGGGGCTTGTAACGGAAGCACACGGCGGTATTCTCTTCATCGATGAAATCGGCGAAATGGATCCCATGCTGCTGAATAAATTATTGAAAGTATTGGAAGATAAACGGGTGAAATTCGAATCGGCTTATTATGACGAATCGGATCCGAATATTCCCGAATATATACGCAAACTCTTTGCCGACGGTGCGCCGGCGGACTTCATTCTCATCGGGGCCACGACACGGGATCCGTCGGAAATCAATCCGGCTATCCGTTCGCGTTGCGCCGAAGTGTTCTTCGAGCCGCTGGTACCGGCCGATATCGTTCGGATCATCGGCAATGCCGCTGCGGAGTTGGGGATTTCTCTGGCTGACGGCGTGGCGGAAAAGATCAGCACCTTTACGATTGAAGGGCGTAAGGCCGTCAATATTTTGGCTGATGCGTACGGTCATGCCGTTTATCAGCAAAAAAGCACGACGGATATACAAATTACGCTGGAGACCATTCAGCATATTGCTCACGTCAGTCGCTTAGTGCCGTACGTGCCGGAACGGGCGTCGTCGGCAGGCGTCATCGGCAAGGTCTTCGGCCTCGGCGTCGCCGGTTATCTCGGTTCGACGTTGGAAATCGAAGCTGTCGCCTTTCCGGCGCAGACAGCGGGCAAAGGCTATTTCCGCTTTAACGATACGGCCGGTTCCATGGCGAAGGATTCCATGTTTAATGCCGCCGCCGTCGTTCGCGCCGTGACAGGCAAAGAGCTGGCTGATTTCGACATCAACATCAATTTTATCGGCGGCGGCAATATTGACGGACCGTCAGCGGGAACGGCGATTACGACGGCGCTGATATCCGCCATTACCAAGGTGCCGGTACGCCAAGATGCAGCCGTTACGGGAGAAATTTCCGTACAGGGACAGGTTAAACCTGTTGGCGGCGTCTTTGAAAAAGCGTATGGCGCCAGCCGTGCCGCAATGAAGACCATTATTATTCCGGAAGAGAATAAAGAAGATATACCGGCAGATCATTTGGGGCTTGAAGTCTGTCCCGTCAAGACGATCGGCGAGGTCTTGGATCTGTTGCTCATCAAACAGGAGTCGTAA
- the dnaB gene encoding replicative DNA helicase — MEQRIPPQNIEAEQAVLGAMMLEHDAATLAAEKLLPVDFYREVHRIIFEAMVNLHGERKEIDVITLPEELRRMKKLDDAGGLEYVLSLPNLVATAANIEYHINIVVEKSLARKLISTCTDLATEAYDGETAASELLDKAEQKIMGISDSNNRSDFAPVSDVVNETLDKITKLYENKAGLTGLPTGFRDLDLLTSGLQPSDLILIAARPSMGKTAFTLNIAQNVGVRQQKTVAFFSLEMSREQLVQRLLCQISHIDSQKLRTGQLNSDEEWGRLTEACSKLYQAPIYIDDTPGIGVGEMRSKARRLKSEKGLDLIIVDYLQLMQGRNAESRQQEISDISRSLKALARELKVPLIALSQLSRGVESRQEKRPMLSDLRESGALEQDADIVSFLYREDYYDKETENQHITEVIVAKHRNGATDTVKLYFKGEYTLFLNLDTHHSEEF, encoded by the coding sequence ATGGAACAACGAATACCGCCGCAGAATATAGAAGCGGAACAGGCCGTTCTCGGCGCGATGATGTTGGAACACGACGCGGCGACGTTGGCTGCGGAGAAACTGCTTCCCGTCGATTTTTACCGTGAAGTACACCGCATTATTTTTGAAGCGATGGTCAATTTGCACGGCGAACGGAAAGAAATCGACGTCATTACGCTTCCGGAAGAGCTGCGGCGCATGAAAAAGCTGGACGATGCGGGCGGCCTGGAATATGTGCTGAGCTTGCCGAATCTCGTGGCGACGGCTGCCAATATCGAATACCATATCAACATTGTCGTGGAAAAGTCATTGGCCCGCAAGCTCATTTCCACCTGTACCGATTTGGCAACGGAAGCTTACGACGGCGAGACGGCGGCGAGTGAACTGCTCGATAAAGCGGAGCAGAAAATCATGGGGATCTCCGACAGCAACAATCGCAGCGATTTCGCGCCCGTCAGCGACGTCGTCAATGAGACGCTCGATAAGATTACGAAGCTTTATGAGAATAAAGCGGGGCTGACAGGCTTGCCGACGGGATTTCGCGATCTCGACCTCCTGACGTCGGGGTTGCAGCCGTCCGATTTGATCCTCATCGCCGCTCGCCCCAGTATGGGGAAGACGGCCTTTACGCTGAATATTGCCCAAAACGTCGGGGTGCGTCAGCAGAAAACGGTTGCTTTTTTTTCGTTGGAAATGTCCCGGGAACAGCTGGTACAGCGATTGCTCTGCCAGATTTCTCATATTGATTCGCAGAAGCTCAGGACCGGGCAGCTGAACAGCGACGAAGAATGGGGAAGGCTGACGGAGGCGTGCAGTAAATTATACCAAGCGCCGATTTATATTGACGATACGCCCGGCATCGGCGTCGGAGAAATGCGTTCCAAAGCGCGGCGGCTGAAATCGGAAAAAGGCCTTGATCTGATTATCGTCGATTATCTACAGCTCATGCAGGGGCGCAATGCCGAAAGCAGGCAGCAGGAAATCTCCGATATTTCCCGTTCCCTGAAAGCGCTGGCGCGTGAGCTGAAAGTGCCGCTCATCGCATTGTCGCAGCTGTCGCGAGGCGTTGAGAGCCGGCAGGAGAAACGGCCCATGTTGAGCGATTTGCGTGAATCGGGGGCGTTGGAGCAGGATGCCGATATCGTGTCCTTCCTTTACCGCGAAGATTATTACGATAAGGAGACGGAGAATCAGCACATTACGGAAGTCATCGTGGCCAAGCACCGCAACGGCGCGACGGATACGGTGAAGCTCTACTTCAAAGGAGAGTACACGCTGTTTCTTAATCTCGATACGCATCACAGCGAAGAATTTTAA
- the queG gene encoding tRNA epoxyqueuosine(34) reductase QueG — MDSRLIKALGRELGLDCIGIATAELPAEVSTEPICPLAAGHGEDRWQPKRLLPACRAIIVVLFPYYHGQKAGKANLSLYCQSRDYHQIIRDYLARFDAAIRRRFPDSRQVAVIDTTPLADRYLAQRAGLGFFGDNRCLIHETYGTYCFIGSLLTTLPLDADAPNQRECRHCGACAAACPGNCFTGTSYTYERCKSYLTQKKGDLSPAEIAIIQKTPLVFGCDECQRVCPHNRDVPVTPLPEFREQLLTHIDAAALESITNSQFRAAYGNRAFAWRGKKILLRNLAYLKENGETPPPFPAGPSG, encoded by the coding sequence ATGGATAGTCGCCTCATCAAAGCGCTGGGACGGGAACTCGGGCTCGACTGCATCGGTATTGCCACCGCCGAACTGCCGGCAGAAGTGTCGACCGAGCCGATTTGCCCTCTCGCCGCCGGCCACGGCGAGGACCGCTGGCAACCGAAGCGCCTGCTGCCGGCATGCCGTGCCATTATCGTCGTCTTATTTCCCTACTACCACGGCCAAAAGGCAGGCAAGGCCAACCTCTCCCTCTATTGCCAGAGCCGCGATTACCATCAGATTATTCGTGACTATCTGGCACGCTTCGACGCGGCCATTCGCCGCCGTTTCCCCGACAGCCGGCAAGTCGCCGTCATCGATACGACGCCCTTAGCCGATCGCTATTTGGCCCAGCGCGCCGGCCTCGGCTTCTTCGGCGACAATCGCTGCCTCATTCACGAAACCTACGGCACGTACTGCTTCATCGGCAGCCTGCTGACTACCCTGCCCCTGGACGCCGACGCGCCGAACCAGCGCGAATGCCGCCACTGCGGTGCCTGCGCCGCCGCCTGCCCCGGCAATTGCTTTACCGGCACATCCTACACCTATGAGCGTTGCAAATCGTATTTAACGCAAAAAAAAGGCGACTTGTCCCCTGCGGAAATCGCGATTATACAAAAAACGCCCCTCGTCTTCGGCTGTGATGAATGCCAGCGCGTCTGCCCTCATAATCGGGACGTGCCGGTAACGCCGCTGCCTGAATTCAGGGAGCAGCTGCTGACGCACATCGATGCCGCCGCCTTGGAATCCATTACGAACAGCCAGTTCCGCGCCGCTTACGGCAACCGCGCCTTTGCCTGGCGCGGTAAAAAAATATTGCTGCGCAACTTGGCGTATTTGAAAGAAAACGGGGAAACACCGCCGCCTTTTCCAGCAGGTCCATCCGGATAA
- a CDS encoding GntR family transcriptional regulator, with product MVNYHAQSLKNQIYTIIKKRLLDQKYQDGHLLSERTLADELRVSRTPVREALLRLQKEGWVRYIPQKGIIVKSLDAKNLTNIFQIRTALEVLSVQLACSHITSEQLEILRLSVEQQRKLAEYDSPKYQEFIFSDTEFHNTIIEASGNSLLRYVVEELRDNIKRTGINSLYSRTSRVAEAANEHAAIAAALERHSAEEAEIAMRHHLHICYTSAYSYIVRPEIKESDSLHG from the coding sequence ATGGTCAATTATCATGCGCAGTCATTAAAAAATCAAATCTACACGATTATCAAAAAACGCCTGCTCGATCAAAAGTATCAAGACGGTCACCTGCTTTCGGAACGGACGCTCGCCGATGAACTGCGTGTCAGCCGCACGCCGGTGCGTGAAGCGTTGCTGCGTTTGCAGAAAGAAGGCTGGGTCCGCTATATTCCGCAGAAGGGAATTATCGTCAAAAGTTTGGACGCCAAAAATTTAACTAATATTTTTCAGATCCGCACGGCACTGGAAGTATTGTCCGTCCAGCTGGCCTGTTCCCATATCACGTCGGAACAGCTGGAGATACTGCGTCTGTCTGTAGAACAACAGCGCAAACTGGCGGAATATGACAGTCCGAAATACCAGGAGTTCATTTTCAGCGACACGGAGTTTCATAATACCATTATTGAGGCATCCGGCAACTCCCTTCTTCGATACGTCGTAGAGGAACTTCGGGATAATATCAAGCGAACCGGCATCAATTCCCTTTACAGCCGTACCAGCCGCGTCGCCGAAGCAGCCAATGAACACGCCGCCATCGCCGCCGCCCTGGAACGGCACAGCGCTGAAGAAGCGGAGATCGCCATGCGCCACCACCTGCATATTTGTTATACCTCCGCGTACAGTTATATCGTCAGGCCGGAAATCAAGGAAAGCGACTCTCTCCATGGATAG
- a CDS encoding amino acid ABC transporter substrate-binding protein yields MGWKRYAAFAVVGVVLAGVLAGCGQDKTAAGGQQKRAKIVIGLDDNFPPFGFHDESGELVGFDIDMAKEASRRLGMEVEFKSIDWDSKEAELKSKNIDAIWSSLSITPDREKNILFSRAYENGPQILLVRSDSTIRGKADLAGKIVGTQQGSTGLEAIDAEPELKNSFKELKQYSDNVTSFMDLEVGRIDAVVVAKTTAGYFMKKNKADFRIIDVGYPAVPSGVGLRKEDTALKEKLDRVLEEMHSDGTAQKFSEKWFGMDITV; encoded by the coding sequence ATGGGATGGAAGCGGTATGCGGCGTTTGCCGTTGTCGGGGTGGTTCTTGCCGGCGTGCTTGCCGGTTGCGGACAGGATAAAACGGCTGCTGGCGGTCAACAGAAGCGTGCTAAGATCGTTATCGGCTTGGATGATAATTTCCCGCCTTTCGGGTTTCATGATGAATCGGGCGAACTGGTCGGCTTTGATATTGATATGGCTAAAGAAGCGAGCAGGCGTCTCGGCATGGAGGTGGAATTCAAGTCCATCGATTGGGACAGCAAGGAAGCGGAGTTGAAGAGCAAGAATATTGACGCCATCTGGAGCAGTCTTTCCATCACGCCGGATCGGGAAAAGAATATCCTTTTCTCCCGAGCCTATGAAAACGGGCCGCAAATATTGCTGGTACGCAGTGATTCGACGATCCGCGGCAAAGCTGATCTTGCCGGCAAAATAGTCGGGACGCAGCAGGGAAGCACGGGACTGGAAGCGATTGACGCGGAGCCGGAACTGAAGAATTCTTTTAAGGAATTGAAACAATATTCCGATAATGTGACGTCTTTCATGGATCTGGAAGTCGGCCGCATTGATGCCGTCGTCGTTGCCAAGACGACAGCAGGATATTTTATGAAGAAAAACAAGGCTGATTTCCGCATTATCGACGTAGGTTATCCCGCTGTTCCCAGTGGCGTCGGCCTGCGCAAGGAGGATACGGCGTTAAAAGAAAAGCTGGATCGTGTCCTGGAAGAAATGCACAGCGACGGGACGGCACAGAAATTTTCGGAAAAATGGTTCGGTATGGATATAACGGTATAG